One Gemmatimonadetes bacterium T265 genomic region harbors:
- the lpxH_2 gene encoding UDP-2,3-diacylglucosamine hydrolase, whose amino-acid sequence MSRPGAARDGTPAVIVSDVHIGAVPDTTERAFLEFLRYAARDAGALVIAGDLFDVGPVDAGPVVPPHAAVIARVAEAVRAGLSVSFIGGNRDPIEWSGPALRGVGVRVLPDPSELWIAGRRALVAHGDGARWGASPYRNPYPLLRHPALVWGVRQVMRTRWREHAFRALAERSPTRDRAARHARGEPTGPKRRAPAIEAWARMVLDVDPGLALVVAGHSHLPALVEVAPGRFYVNAGDWVSHFTYVIVPPGDGAPEVRVWPSREPVDWGTLPDADVPAAARDGVAPPNTPNRSRHRP is encoded by the coding sequence GTGAGCCGACCGGGCGCGGCGCGCGATGGCACGCCGGCCGTGATCGTGTCCGACGTCCACATCGGCGCGGTGCCTGACACGACCGAGCGCGCATTCCTGGAGTTCCTGCGTTACGCGGCGCGCGACGCGGGCGCGCTGGTCATCGCCGGCGACCTGTTCGACGTCGGGCCGGTAGACGCCGGCCCGGTCGTGCCGCCACACGCGGCGGTGATCGCGCGCGTAGCGGAGGCGGTCCGGGCGGGGCTTTCCGTCAGCTTCATCGGCGGGAACCGCGACCCGATCGAGTGGAGCGGTCCCGCCCTGCGAGGCGTGGGCGTGCGGGTCCTGCCCGACCCGTCGGAGCTGTGGATCGCGGGCCGGCGCGCACTGGTGGCGCACGGTGACGGGGCGCGATGGGGCGCGAGCCCGTACCGGAACCCATACCCGCTCCTGCGGCATCCGGCGCTCGTGTGGGGTGTGCGGCAGGTGATGCGCACGCGCTGGCGCGAGCACGCGTTTCGCGCGCTCGCGGAGCGGAGCCCGACGCGCGATCGTGCGGCGCGCCACGCCCGCGGCGAGCCGACCGGACCGAAGCGCCGCGCCCCCGCGATCGAGGCGTGGGCGCGCATGGTGCTCGACGTCGATCCCGGGCTCGCGCTCGTCGTCGCGGGGCACAGCCACCTGCCCGCCCTCGTCGAGGTCGCGCCCGGGCGGTTCTACGTCAACGCCGGCGACTGGGTGTCGCACTTCACCTACGTGATCGTGCCGCCGGGTGACGGCGCCCCGGAGGTCCGGGTGTGGCCGTCGCGCGAGCCGGTGGATTGGGGGACACTCCCGGACGCCGACGTGCCCGCGGCCGCGCGTGACGGGGTCGCACCGCCAAACACACCGAACCGCTCGAGGCATCGGCCGTGA
- a CDS encoding MBL fold hydrolase, producing MFRQQIGAALVAALLCTVGCITGAAARPRAPRADTAGAPLPVEIYAVRYGTLRDFPVAALVAGADTTRRIDIALMVWLVREPGPDGRRRTVLLDAGFYRDAFVGRWHPADYRRPDVALAALGVRPADVTDLIVSHVHWDHLDGADLFPHARVWIQRAEYDHHVDAAGRARDPAIDAVDAAMLAQLRAAGRVTLLEGDSMPVLPGIVAYTGGRHTYASQYVGVATLHGTVVLASDNAYLYENLEAHRPIAQTLDSASNLAAQARMARLAGDPRRIVPGHDPAVFVRFPKPGHGVARIE from the coding sequence ATGTTCCGCCAACAAATCGGCGCCGCCCTCGTGGCCGCGCTCCTGTGCACGGTCGGCTGTATCACCGGGGCGGCCGCGCGGCCGCGTGCGCCCCGGGCAGACACGGCGGGGGCGCCGCTTCCGGTCGAGATCTACGCGGTCCGCTACGGGACGCTCCGCGATTTCCCCGTCGCCGCGCTCGTGGCCGGCGCCGACACGACGCGGCGCATCGACATCGCGCTGATGGTCTGGCTCGTCCGAGAGCCGGGTCCGGACGGCCGCCGCCGGACCGTGCTGCTCGACGCCGGCTTCTACCGCGACGCGTTCGTCGGCCGGTGGCACCCCGCCGACTACCGGCGCCCGGACGTCGCGCTCGCCGCCCTCGGCGTGCGGCCGGCGGACGTGACCGACCTGATCGTCTCCCACGTGCACTGGGACCACCTCGACGGCGCCGACCTGTTCCCGCACGCGCGCGTCTGGATCCAGCGGGCCGAGTACGACCACCACGTCGACGCGGCCGGGCGCGCGCGCGATCCGGCCATCGACGCGGTCGACGCGGCGATGCTCGCGCAGCTGCGCGCGGCGGGCCGGGTCACGCTGCTCGAGGGTGACAGCATGCCCGTGCTGCCCGGGATCGTGGCGTACACGGGCGGGCGGCACACGTACGCGTCGCAGTACGTGGGCGTGGCGACCCTGCACGGGACGGTCGTGCTCGCGTCGGACAACGCCTATCTGTACGAGAACCTCGAGGCGCACCGGCCGATCGCGCAGACGCTCGACTCGGCGTCGAACCTCGCGGCCCAGGCGCGCATGGCGCGGCTCGCGGGCGACCCGCGGCGCATCGTGCCGGGCCACGACCCGGCGGTGTTCGTCCGGTTCCCCAAGCCGGGGCACGGCGTGGCGCGGATCGAGTGA
- the cas1 gene encoding CRISPR-associated endonuclease Cas1, producing MLAGRLGLETARMPHADRHGLVHLDRGQLYVADGCLRFDAAGSPTIAAGEYTIPHQAVSLLLLGPGSNVSHDALRLLARHGVGLAAVGEDGVRCYTAPPLMPDTSALARRQVELWHDQRRGRPLVIRRMYARRLGEIMPHRDVTVLRGIEGARVKALYKRLAEKHGIEWRGRRYDRMHPDAADAPNQAINHAASAVEGAAAVAVTATATIPQLGFIHEDSGQAFVLDIADLFRDSVTVPCAFRAVKLARERPGESVERLARKLTGAAMRKEGVIPAMIDGIKELFAEPAARGSSDRGAESGEATVTPIRAQATTADAPDATPDAADADRDP from the coding sequence ATGCTGGCCGGACGCCTCGGACTCGAGACGGCCCGCATGCCGCACGCCGACCGGCACGGGCTGGTGCACCTGGACCGCGGCCAGCTCTACGTGGCCGACGGGTGCTTGCGTTTCGACGCGGCGGGCAGCCCGACGATCGCCGCCGGCGAGTACACGATCCCGCACCAGGCGGTGTCGCTGCTTCTGCTGGGCCCGGGCTCGAACGTCAGTCACGACGCACTCCGTCTGCTCGCGCGGCACGGCGTGGGGCTCGCGGCCGTGGGCGAGGACGGCGTACGATGCTACACGGCCCCGCCGCTCATGCCCGACACCTCGGCGCTGGCGCGGCGGCAGGTGGAGTTGTGGCACGACCAGCGGCGGGGGCGCCCGCTCGTGATCCGCCGCATGTACGCGCGCCGCCTGGGCGAGATCATGCCGCACCGCGACGTGACGGTGCTGCGCGGGATCGAGGGCGCGCGCGTGAAGGCGTTGTACAAGCGCCTCGCCGAGAAGCACGGCATCGAGTGGCGCGGCCGGCGCTACGATCGCATGCACCCCGACGCGGCCGACGCGCCCAACCAGGCGATCAATCACGCGGCGAGCGCGGTCGAAGGCGCCGCCGCGGTTGCGGTGACGGCCACGGCGACGATCCCCCAGCTCGGCTTCATCCACGAGGACTCGGGGCAGGCATTCGTGCTCGACATCGCGGACCTGTTCCGCGACAGCGTCACCGTGCCGTGCGCCTTCCGGGCGGTGAAGCTCGCGCGCGAGCGCCCCGGGGAATCGGTGGAGCGGCTCGCGCGGAAGCTCACCGGCGCGGCAATGCGCAAGGAGGGGGTGATCCCGGCGATGATCGATGGCATCAAAGAGCTCTTCGCCGAGCCGGCCGCGCGCGGCAGCTCGGACCGCGGCGCCGAGAGCGGGGAGGCGACAGTGACGCCGATCCGCGCGCAGGCGACCACAGCTGACGCGCCCGACGCGACTCCGGATGCCGCTGACGCTGATCGTGACCCGTGA
- a CDS encoding type I-E CRISPR-associated endoribonuclease Cas2 — translation MPLTLIVTRDVAARYRGFLSSVMPELAPGVYVSPDLSAAVRERVWAVVTEWWEHAPGSSVLLAYPDRDAPGRLAVRTLGLPPVELDVLDGLRVAVRRAPELTRGPGPVRPSG, via the coding sequence ATGCCGCTGACGCTGATCGTGACCCGTGACGTGGCGGCCCGCTACCGCGGGTTCCTGTCGTCGGTAATGCCGGAGCTCGCTCCCGGGGTCTATGTATCGCCCGATCTGAGCGCAGCGGTGCGGGAGCGGGTGTGGGCAGTCGTGACCGAATGGTGGGAGCACGCGCCCGGAAGCTCGGTCCTTCTGGCGTACCCGGACCGGGACGCGCCGGGGCGGCTCGCAGTGCGGACACTCGGGTTACCGCCCGTGGAGCTGGACGTGCTCGATGGATTGCGGGTAGCAGTGCGACGAGCGCCGGAACTGACTCGCGGGCCCGGGCCAGTGCGGCCGAGCGGGTAG